Genomic DNA from Tautonia rosea:
ATTGAGCGTCCCCGACGAATCACGACACGACTCGACCCCGACAGACCCAAGAAGGTCCGCCACCTCCATGCTTCGCTACCTGACGGCCGGTGAATCGCACGGCCCGGCCCTGACGGCCATCGTCGAAGGCTTCCCCTCGGGCATCACCCTTGACGCTGAGTTCATCAACATCGACCTCAAGCGCCGCCAGGGGGGCTACGGCCGAGGCAAGCGGCAGACCCTCGAAACCGACCGCGTCATCGTCGATTCCGGCACCTACCACGGCGTCACCACCGGCGGGCCGATTACTCTCCGCCTGATCAACAACGACGCGAAGCTCGAACGCCTCAAGGAGCCCACCGCCCCCCGAGGCGGCCACATCGACCTGGCCGGTTCCATCGCCTACCAGACCGGCATCCGTCAGGTTCTCGAACGGGCCAGTGCCCGCGAAACCGCCATGCGCGTCGCCGTCGGCGGCCTGGCCAAGCTCCTGCTCCGCGACCTCGGGATCGACGTCTTCGGCTACGTCCGCGAACTCGGCGGCATTGACGCCCCCCCCGTTTCCCTCGACCCCGCCCTCCGCGACGCCAGCCCCGTCTACTCCTGCAACCCCGAGATCGACCCCGGCATCGTCGCCGCCATCGACGCCGCCCGCGAGGCCGGCGACACCCTCGGCGGCGTCGTCGAGGCCGTCGTCACCGGCTGCCCGATCGGCCTCGGCTCCCACGCCCAGTGGGACCGCAAGCTCGACGCCCGCCTCGCCCTGGCCGTCATGAGCATCCAGGCCATCAAGGCCGTCGAGATCGGCCTCGGCGTCGAGGCCGCCCGCCGACCCGGCTCGAAGGTCATGGACCCGATCCGCTTCGAGCCCGAGCACGACCCCTCCGACCGCCGCTTCGGCTTCCGCCGCCCCACCAACAACGCCGGCGGCATCGAAGGCGGCACCACCAACGGCGAGCCGATCGTCGTCCGCGCCGCCAAGAAGCCCATCAGCACCCTCGCCGCCCGCGGCCCCTCGGTCAACATGGCCACCAAGGGGGAATCCCCCGCCAGCTACGAACGCTCCGACGTCTGCGCCGTCCCCGCCGCCAGCGTCATCCTCGAATCCGTCGTCGCCTTCGAGATCGCCTCCGCCGTCGCCGAGCGCTTCGTCGGCTCCAGCCTTGACGCCATCCGCGCCGCCATGAACGCCCTGCACGACCTCTCCCGCCGCCACCTCGATGAATACTGGTCGGCCGGGACCCGCTCGTAGGGTGCTGTCGAGTCCTCGAAGACGCACCATGCCGGCTTCACGTCAGGCCCGTTCTTGCGGGCTCGACACACCTAACGAGTCCTCGATTGTCGCCTCTATTGAATGGATCACGAAGAGGTCGTGAGGACCACACCTCTCCGAGCAGCATGGCGAGGTGAATGAGACTTCTCGGGCGCCCCGGACCTCGTGCCTCGCCGCGTGACCCGTAGGATCGCGATCGTCGTCCGGATCATCCGTGAAAAGAACTGTGTATACCCAAATGAAACCTGCGACATAATTCCCCTTGACAATGGGAAGGGAGTCGGCAAAGGTGACGATCCGAGGGTGGCGCTTCCGTGGTCATCGCCAGCGGTGAATCATCCTCGATCCGCAAGAGGGTTACTCGTTCTTGAGGAGACATCAATGTTGAAACTCATCGGTGTGGCCTTTCTCCT
This window encodes:
- the aroC gene encoding chorismate synthase encodes the protein MLRYLTAGESHGPALTAIVEGFPSGITLDAEFINIDLKRRQGGYGRGKRQTLETDRVIVDSGTYHGVTTGGPITLRLINNDAKLERLKEPTAPRGGHIDLAGSIAYQTGIRQVLERASARETAMRVAVGGLAKLLLRDLGIDVFGYVRELGGIDAPPVSLDPALRDASPVYSCNPEIDPGIVAAIDAAREAGDTLGGVVEAVVTGCPIGLGSHAQWDRKLDARLALAVMSIQAIKAVEIGLGVEAARRPGSKVMDPIRFEPEHDPSDRRFGFRRPTNNAGGIEGGTTNGEPIVVRAAKKPISTLAARGPSVNMATKGESPASYERSDVCAVPAASVILESVVAFEIASAVAERFVGSSLDAIRAAMNALHDLSRRHLDEYWSAGTRS